The genomic window ATCCTGCTGCTGGGGCTGCGCAACCCGGTGCTGGTGGCCAAGCAGGCGGCCACGCTGGATCAGCTCTCCGGCGGCCGGCTGATCCTGGGCATCGGGGCCGGCTGGCTGGCCCAAGAGTTCGAGAACCTGGGCGTCTCCTTCCGGCGTCGCATCCGCTTCCTGGAGGAGGGCATCGCGCTGATGCGGACCCTGTGGGCCAGCCCGCGCCCCCGCTTCCACGGCCGCTTCTTCCACATTGAAGACGCCGTCTTCGAGCCGCTGCCCCTCCAGCCCGGCGGGCCGCCCATCTGGATCGGCGGCAACACCGAGGCCGCGGTGCGACGGGCTGCTCGCCTGGGGGACGCATGGCACCCCGTGGGCCTAGACCCGGAGACCCTGCGGGAACGGATTGCCCGGCTGCGGGAATGGGCCGGCGGGCGCCCCATCCCGGTGATCTGCCGCATGTATGTGGCCCTGGATTCCACCCTTCCGCCCATCTACACCTCCCCCACCGGGGAGCGGCGGATGCGGCTGACTGGATCCCCCGAACAGATCCTAGAAGGGTTGCAGGCCCTCCGGGCGGCCGGAGCCGAGGGGGTGATCCTCACCTTCGAGGCCCCCTCCGCCGCGGCGCAAATCGAACAGATGCAGCGGCTGGCCACGTTACGACGCGATCTCCCGTAAAGCCTCCGGCTCAGAGGGAGGATGGAATGTGGGGAGCACCCATTGGGGATGGGATCTGGCTCCGGCTGCTGGAGCGGCATCACGCGGAGCCCCTGTTCGCGCTCACGGATCGCAATCGAGATCATCTGCGGCCATGGCTGCCGTGGGTGAACCAGGTCCGGGAGGCGCGGGACAGCCTCGCGTTCATCGAAAACAGCCTGGAACGGTTTGCGCGGGGGGACGGTTATGAGTTGGGCATCTGGCTGGAGGCAAACCTGATCGGGGTCGTAGGCGTCCGGATCGATCAGGGAGATGGCTCCGCTTCGATCGGCTACTGGCTGGATGCCGGCCATCAGGGCCGGGGGATCATAACCCGGGCG from Thermoflexus sp. includes these protein-coding regions:
- a CDS encoding LLM class F420-dependent oxidoreductase encodes the protein MHIGICLPNYGPASSPEAIRAVAQAAEGLGFDSLWTTDHILVPEAHYEPYGRIFETWTTLAYLAGQTQRVRLGTSILLLGLRNPVLVAKQAATLDQLSGGRLILGIGAGWLAQEFENLGVSFRRRIRFLEEGIALMRTLWASPRPRFHGRFFHIEDAVFEPLPLQPGGPPIWIGGNTEAAVRRAARLGDAWHPVGLDPETLRERIARLREWAGGRPIPVICRMYVALDSTLPPIYTSPTGERRMRLTGSPEQILEGLQALRAAGAEGVILTFEAPSAAAQIEQMQRLATLRRDLP
- a CDS encoding GNAT family N-acetyltransferase; the encoded protein is MWGAPIGDGIWLRLLERHHAEPLFALTDRNRDHLRPWLPWVNQVREARDSLAFIENSLERFARGDGYELGIWLEANLIGVVGVRIDQGDGSASIGYWLDAGHQGRGIITRAVATVLDDLFLTRRLHRVEIRVAPENHRSRAIPERLGFR